One genomic region from Streptomyces sp. NBC_00582 encodes:
- the murA gene encoding UDP-N-acetylglucosamine 1-carboxyvinyltransferase: MTVNGSDDVLLVHGGTPLEGEIRVRGAKNLVPKAMVAALLGSEPSRLRNVPDIRDVRVVRGLLQLHGVTVRPGEEPGELVLDPTYVESANVADIDAHAGSSRIPILLCGPLLHRLGHAFIPGLGGCDIGGRPIDFHFEVLRQFGATIEKRADGQYLEAPRRLRGTKIRLPYPSVGATEQVLLTAVLAEGVTELSNAAVEPEIEDLICVLQKMGAIIAIDTDRTIRITGVEKLGGYTHRALADRLEAASWASAALATEGNIYVHGAQQRSMMTFLNTYRKVGGAFQIDDEGIRFWHPGGQLKSIALETDVHPGFQTDWQQPLVVALTQATGLSIVHETVYESRLGFTSALNQMGAHIQLYRECLGGSDCRFGQRNFLHSAVVSGPTKLQGADLVIPDLRGGFSYLIAALAAQGTSRVHGIDLINRGYENFMEKLVELGAKVELPGKALG; encoded by the coding sequence ATGACCGTCAACGGCTCTGACGACGTACTGCTGGTCCACGGCGGAACCCCGCTCGAGGGCGAGATCCGTGTCCGCGGTGCGAAGAACCTCGTACCGAAGGCCATGGTCGCCGCCCTGCTGGGCAGTGAGCCGAGTCGGCTGCGCAACGTTCCGGACATCCGTGACGTGCGGGTTGTACGCGGTCTGCTGCAACTGCACGGGGTGACGGTCCGTCCGGGTGAGGAGCCGGGCGAGCTGGTGCTCGACCCGACCTACGTGGAGAGCGCGAACGTCGCCGACATCGATGCCCACGCGGGCTCGAGCCGTATCCCGATCCTCCTGTGCGGTCCGCTGCTGCACCGTCTCGGCCACGCCTTCATCCCCGGCCTCGGCGGCTGCGACATCGGTGGCCGGCCCATCGACTTCCACTTCGAGGTGCTGCGGCAGTTCGGCGCGACGATCGAGAAGCGGGCCGACGGGCAGTACCTGGAGGCGCCGCGGCGGCTGCGCGGCACGAAGATCCGGCTGCCGTACCCGTCGGTGGGCGCGACCGAGCAGGTGCTGCTGACGGCCGTCCTCGCGGAGGGCGTCACCGAGCTGTCCAACGCGGCGGTCGAGCCGGAGATCGAGGACCTGATCTGCGTTCTGCAGAAGATGGGCGCGATCATCGCGATCGACACCGACCGCACGATCCGCATCACCGGTGTGGAGAAGCTCGGCGGCTACACGCACCGTGCGCTGGCGGACCGGCTGGAGGCCGCGTCGTGGGCGTCGGCGGCGCTGGCGACCGAGGGCAACATCTACGTCCACGGCGCGCAGCAGCGCTCGATGATGACGTTCCTGAACACCTACCGGAAGGTGGGCGGTGCCTTCCAGATCGACGACGAGGGCATCCGCTTCTGGCACCCCGGCGGCCAGCTGAAGTCCATCGCCCTCGAAACGGACGTGCACCCGGGCTTCCAGACCGACTGGCAGCAGCCGCTGGTGGTCGCGCTGACCCAGGCGACGGGCCTGTCCATCGTCCACGAGACGGTCTACGAGTCCCGGCTGGGCTTCACCTCGGCGCTGAACCAGATGGGCGCACACATCCAGCTCTACCGCGAGTGCCTGGGCGGCTCGGACTGCCGCTTCGGCCAGCGCAACTTCCTGCACTCCGCGGTCGTCTCCGGCCCCACCAAGCTCCAGGGCGCCGATCTGGTCATCCCCGACCTGCGCGGCGGCTTCTCGTACCTGATCGCCGCCCTCGCGGCCCAGGGCACGTCCCGCGTCCACGGCATCGACCTGATCAACCGCGGCTACGAGAACTTCATGGAGAAGCTCGTGGAGCTGGGCGCGAAGGTCGAGCTCCCGGGCAAGGCGCTCGGCTGA
- a CDS encoding NAD-dependent malic enzyme, with the protein MATAPSVSYSMTVRLEVPASGTAVSQLTTAVESHGGSVTGLDVTASGHEKLRIDVTIAATSTAHADEIVEQLRLIEGVTLGKVSDRTFLMHLGGKIEMASKHPIRNRDDLSMVYTPGVARVCMAIAENPEDARRLTIKRNSVAVVTDGSAVLGLGNIGPKAALPVMEGKAALFKRFAGIDAWPICLDTQDTDAIVEIVKAIAPGFAGINLEDISAPRCFEIEARLREALDIPVFHDDQHGTAIVVLAALTNALRVAAKSIESIRVVMSGAGAAGTAILKLLIAAGVKNAVVADIHGVVHAGREDLVDAAPGSALRWIADNTNPEGLTGTLKEAVRGADVFIGVSAPNVLDGDDVAAMAEGAIVFALANPDPEVDPAVARQTAAVVATGRSDFPNQINNVLVFPGVFRGLLDAQSRTVNTEMMLAAAKALADVVSDDELNANYIIPSVFNDKVAGAVAGAVRDAAKAAGASAS; encoded by the coding sequence ATGGCAACGGCGCCCAGCGTCTCCTACTCGATGACGGTCAGGCTGGAGGTGCCCGCGAGCGGAACCGCGGTCTCCCAGCTCACCACGGCCGTCGAGTCCCACGGAGGCTCGGTCACCGGCCTCGACGTCACCGCCTCCGGGCACGAGAAGCTCCGCATCGACGTCACCATCGCGGCCACGTCGACCGCGCACGCCGACGAGATCGTCGAGCAGCTCCGCCTCATCGAGGGCGTCACGCTCGGCAAGGTCTCCGACCGTACGTTCCTGATGCACCTCGGCGGCAAGATCGAGATGGCGTCCAAGCACCCCATCCGCAACCGTGACGACCTCTCCATGGTCTACACGCCCGGTGTGGCCCGCGTCTGCATGGCGATCGCCGAGAACCCCGAGGACGCCCGCCGCCTCACCATCAAGCGCAACTCCGTTGCGGTCGTGACGGACGGCTCCGCCGTACTGGGCCTGGGCAACATCGGCCCCAAGGCCGCGCTGCCCGTCATGGAGGGCAAGGCGGCCCTCTTCAAGCGGTTCGCCGGCATCGACGCCTGGCCGATCTGCCTGGACACCCAGGACACCGACGCGATCGTCGAGATCGTCAAGGCCATCGCCCCCGGGTTCGCCGGCATCAACCTCGAGGACATCTCCGCCCCGCGCTGCTTCGAGATCGAGGCCCGGCTGCGCGAGGCCCTCGACATCCCCGTCTTCCACGACGACCAGCACGGCACCGCGATCGTCGTCCTCGCCGCGCTGACCAACGCCCTGCGGGTGGCGGCCAAGAGCATCGAGTCGATCCGCGTCGTGATGTCCGGCGCCGGCGCCGCGGGCACCGCCATCCTCAAGCTGCTGATCGCGGCCGGCGTGAAGAACGCCGTCGTCGCCGACATCCACGGCGTGGTGCACGCCGGCCGTGAGGACCTCGTCGACGCCGCCCCCGGCTCGGCGCTGCGCTGGATCGCCGACAACACCAACCCCGAGGGCCTCACCGGCACCCTCAAGGAAGCGGTGCGCGGCGCCGACGTCTTCATCGGTGTCTCCGCCCCGAACGTCCTCGACGGCGACGACGTGGCCGCCATGGCCGAGGGTGCGATCGTGTTCGCGCTCGCGAACCCGGACCCCGAGGTCGACCCGGCGGTCGCCCGCCAGACGGCCGCCGTCGTGGCCACCGGTCGCTCCGACTTCCCCAACCAGATCAACAACGTGCTGGTCTTCCCGGGTGTCTTCCGCGGCCTGCTGGACGCCCAGTCCCGCACCGTCAACACGGAGATGATGCTCGCGGCCGCGAAGGCCCTCGCGGACGTCGTCAGCGACGACGAGCTGAACGCGAACTACATCATCCCGAGCGTCTTCAACGACAAGGTCGCCGGAGCGGTCGCGGGCGCCGTCCGCGACGCCGCGAAGGCGGCCGGCGCGTCGGCCTCGTAG
- a CDS encoding HU family DNA-binding protein, producing MNRSELVAALADRAEVTRKDADAVLAAFAEVVGDIVSKGDEKVTIPGFLTFERTHRAARTARNPQTGDPIQIPAGYSVKVSAGSKLKEAAKGK from the coding sequence ATGAACCGCAGTGAGCTGGTGGCCGCGCTGGCCGACCGCGCCGAGGTGACCCGCAAGGACGCCGACGCCGTGCTGGCCGCGTTCGCCGAGGTCGTCGGCGACATCGTCTCCAAGGGCGACGAGAAGGTCACCATCCCCGGCTTCCTGACCTTCGAGCGCACCCACCGTGCCGCTCGCACCGCGCGCAACCCGCAGACCGGCGACCCGATCCAGATCCCGGCCGGCTACAGCGTGAAGGTCTCCGCGGGCTCGAAGCTCAAGGAAGCGGCCAAGGGCAAGTGA
- a CDS encoding HelD family protein, whose translation MAAQAQQETAVSAAPDTVRDREIGVEQEHLDRVYRRLEEKIHEAEFLMNDAAQRGQVGTPGALAERDAQVFRAGVHLNRLNNEFEDFLFGRIDLLLGKDGKKGPDGAYTAVEPAEGAVRDDNTADIAETLHIGRIGVLDSEYAPLVIDWRAPAAAPFYRSTPVAPGRVVRRRVIRSKGRRVLGVEDDLMRPELTAFLGGDALPVIGDGALMAALGQARSHTMRDIVASIQAEQDLVIRAPAASVTYVEGGPGTGKTAVALHRAAYLLYQDRRRYSGGILIVSPTPLLVAYTEGVLPSLGEEGQVAIRAIGSLVDGVEATLYDAPSVARAKGSSRMLRVLRKAARGALELGPGGARRNGGGNGQLAFDGDTSDTSDTPVTSGTTATTTPARLRVVAFGRRIELESADLDRIRQSALGGTAPVNLLRPRARKLLLDALWERSGAAGRHTDPELAAELRSSFDEDVTTEDSFIGFLDAWWPELTPATVLAAMADERRLGRWARRILNPGEVRRVARSLKRDGHSVHDIAMLDELHAILGSPARPRKRRELDPLDQLTGLEELMPVREESQRERAERLAAERVEYAHVIVDEAQDLTPMQWRMVGRRGRHATWTVVGDPAQSSWSDPDEAAEARDEALGTRPRRRFQLTVNYRNPAEIAELAAKVLALAMPGAESPSAVRSTGLVPRFTAVRDSLAATVRAEAERLLAQVDGTVGVVVAMQRREEARRWLAGLGDRVVALGSLEAKGLEYDATVVVSPAEIADESPAGLRVLYVALTRATQQLTVVSGDRDEPDARGVPDLLRD comes from the coding sequence GTGGCCGCACAGGCTCAGCAGGAAACCGCGGTCAGCGCCGCACCGGACACGGTCCGGGACCGCGAGATCGGCGTCGAACAGGAACACCTCGACCGGGTGTACCGACGCCTCGAGGAAAAGATCCACGAGGCGGAGTTCCTCATGAACGACGCCGCACAGCGCGGCCAGGTCGGAACCCCCGGCGCCCTCGCCGAACGCGACGCCCAGGTGTTCCGGGCCGGCGTCCATCTCAACCGGCTCAACAACGAGTTCGAGGACTTCCTCTTCGGACGGATCGACCTCCTCCTCGGCAAGGACGGCAAGAAGGGCCCCGACGGCGCCTACACCGCCGTGGAACCCGCCGAAGGCGCTGTCCGCGACGACAACACCGCCGACATCGCCGAGACCCTCCACATCGGCCGCATCGGGGTCCTCGACTCCGAGTACGCGCCGCTGGTCATCGACTGGCGCGCACCCGCCGCGGCCCCCTTCTACCGCTCCACCCCCGTCGCCCCCGGCCGGGTCGTGCGCCGCCGGGTCATCCGTTCCAAGGGACGCCGGGTCCTCGGCGTCGAGGACGACCTGATGCGCCCCGAGCTGACGGCGTTCCTCGGCGGTGACGCACTGCCCGTCATCGGCGACGGCGCCCTGATGGCCGCGCTCGGCCAGGCCCGCAGCCACACCATGCGGGACATCGTCGCCTCCATCCAGGCCGAGCAGGACCTGGTCATCCGCGCCCCCGCCGCCTCCGTGACCTACGTCGAGGGCGGCCCCGGCACCGGCAAGACCGCCGTGGCCCTGCACCGCGCCGCCTACCTCCTCTACCAGGACCGCCGCAGATACTCCGGCGGCATCCTCATCGTCTCGCCCACCCCGCTGCTGGTGGCGTACACCGAGGGCGTCCTGCCCTCCCTGGGCGAGGAGGGCCAGGTCGCCATCCGCGCCATCGGCTCCCTCGTCGACGGCGTCGAGGCGACCCTGTACGACGCCCCCTCCGTGGCCCGCGCCAAGGGCTCGTCCCGGATGCTGCGCGTGCTGCGCAAGGCGGCCCGCGGAGCCCTGGAGCTGGGACCGGGCGGAGCCCGGCGGAACGGCGGCGGCAACGGCCAACTCGCCTTCGACGGCGACACCTCCGACACCTCCGACACCCCCGTCACCTCCGGTACGACGGCCACGACGACCCCCGCCCGGCTCCGCGTCGTCGCCTTCGGGCGCCGGATCGAGCTGGAGTCCGCCGACCTGGACCGCATCCGCCAGAGCGCCCTCGGCGGCACCGCCCCCGTCAACCTGCTGCGCCCCCGCGCCCGCAAGCTGCTCCTGGACGCCCTGTGGGAGCGCTCCGGCGCCGCCGGCCGGCACACCGACCCCGAGCTGGCCGCGGAGCTGCGCTCCTCCTTCGACGAGGACGTGACCACGGAGGACTCCTTCATCGGGTTCCTGGACGCCTGGTGGCCCGAGCTGACCCCCGCGACCGTCCTCGCGGCGATGGCCGACGAGCGCAGGCTCGGCCGCTGGGCCCGCCGGATCCTCAACCCCGGCGAGGTCCGCAGGGTCGCCCGCTCGCTGAAGCGGGACGGCCACTCGGTGCACGACATCGCGATGCTCGACGAGCTCCACGCGATCCTCGGCAGCCCGGCCCGCCCCCGCAAGAGGCGCGAGCTCGACCCGCTGGACCAGCTCACCGGCCTGGAGGAGCTGATGCCGGTGCGCGAGGAGTCGCAGCGCGAGCGCGCCGAGCGGCTCGCCGCCGAACGCGTCGAGTACGCGCACGTCATCGTCGACGAGGCCCAGGACCTCACCCCCATGCAGTGGCGCATGGTCGGCCGCCGCGGCCGGCACGCCACCTGGACCGTCGTCGGCGACCCCGCCCAGTCGTCCTGGTCCGACCCCGACGAGGCCGCCGAGGCCCGCGACGAGGCGCTCGGCACCCGGCCCCGCCGCCGGTTCCAGCTCACCGTGAACTACCGCAACCCCGCCGAGATCGCCGAGCTGGCCGCCAAGGTGCTGGCCCTGGCCATGCCCGGCGCCGAGTCCCCCTCGGCGGTCCGCTCCACCGGTCTCGTCCCCCGCTTCACCGCCGTACGGGACTCGCTCGCCGCGACCGTCCGCGCCGAGGCCGAACGCCTCCTCGCGCAGGTCGACGGCACCGTCGGCGTCGTCGTCGCCATGCAGCGCCGCGAGGAGGCCCGCCGCTGGCTCGCCGGGCTCGGCGACCGGGTCGTCGCCCTCGGCAGCCTGGAGGCCAAGGGCCTGGAGTACGACGCCACGGTCGTCGTCTCGCCCGCCGAGATCGCCGACGAGTCCCCGGCCGGCCTGCGTGTGCTGTACGTCGCGCTGACCCGGGCCACCCAGCAGCTCACCGTGGTCTCGGGGGACCGGGACGAACCGGACGCGCGGGGGGTGCCCGACCTGCTGCGGGACTGA
- a CDS encoding anti-sigma factor family protein encodes MQGSVGSPSPSEHETVGAYALGILDDAEATAFEAHLAGCEWCAQQLDELAGMEPMLAALADLPGSGTPAIGDSLSARPSPRLVEKLVDEVSERRAQKRRRSFYLVAAAAALIIGGPVGVMAVTGGDDGGKAPVASSTTNPAKSTFETLSDKVSATDSSSKVTATVAMGEKAWGTEVGVELKNVSGPEKCSLIAVGKDGKRETVSSWSVPEWGYGLPNAKTEQAKNPLYVVGGAAFKPNEIDHFEVMTFDGTKLVQVDA; translated from the coding sequence ATGCAGGGATCTGTGGGATCTCCGAGCCCGAGCGAACACGAGACCGTGGGCGCCTACGCTCTGGGCATCCTCGACGACGCCGAGGCGACCGCCTTCGAAGCGCATCTCGCCGGGTGCGAGTGGTGCGCGCAGCAGCTCGACGAGCTCGCCGGGATGGAACCGATGCTGGCCGCGCTCGCGGACCTGCCCGGCTCCGGCACACCGGCGATCGGTGACTCCCTGTCCGCCCGGCCGAGCCCCCGCCTCGTGGAGAAGCTGGTCGACGAGGTGTCCGAACGGCGCGCCCAGAAGCGCCGCCGCTCCTTCTACCTCGTGGCGGCCGCCGCGGCGCTGATCATCGGCGGTCCGGTCGGCGTCATGGCCGTGACCGGCGGCGACGACGGCGGCAAGGCGCCGGTGGCGAGCAGCACCACCAACCCCGCCAAGTCGACCTTCGAGACGCTCTCCGACAAGGTCTCCGCGACCGACTCCTCCAGCAAGGTGACGGCGACCGTCGCCATGGGTGAGAAGGCCTGGGGCACCGAGGTCGGCGTCGAGCTGAAGAACGTCTCGGGCCCGGAGAAGTGCTCGCTCATCGCCGTCGGCAAGGACGGCAAGCGCGAGACCGTCTCCTCCTGGTCCGTCCCGGAATGGGGCTACGGCCTCCCGAACGCCAAGACCGAACAGGCCAAGAACCCGCTCTACGTCGTGGGCGGCGCCGCCTTCAAGCCGAACGAGATCGACCACTTCGAGGTCATGACCTTCGACGGCACGAAGCTCGTCCAGGTCGACGCCTGA